A single candidate division WOR-3 bacterium DNA region contains:
- a CDS encoding phosphoribosyltransferase family protein produces the protein MSYYRKLLEEAGALLQGHFLLTSGMHSDRYVEKIRILENPKLLAPFVKRMIELSPETDWFVGPTLGGAIIAYELARATGKKCAFAERNEDGEGRSLKRDFGITGMDKIVVVDDVLTTGLSVVETCTAIKKGKILAIVVLVDRSMEPLDIDIPIKSVVRYPTRIYYPDECYLCMNKIKLTKRGGSGRWQDLRI, from the coding sequence ATGAGTTATTACAGAAAACTTCTTGAAGAAGCGGGAGCTCTTCTTCAAGGACACTTTTTGCTTACATCAGGAATGCATTCTGATAGATATGTGGAAAAGATTAGAATTTTAGAGAACCCCAAATTACTGGCGCCTTTTGTTAAAAGAATGATAGAACTTTCTCCGGAAACTGATTGGTTTGTAGGTCCTACCTTAGGAGGAGCAATAATTGCTTATGAGCTTGCGAGAGCTACAGGTAAAAAGTGTGCTTTTGCAGAAAGGAATGAAGATGGAGAGGGAAGATCTTTAAAAAGAGATTTTGGAATAACAGGAATGGATAAGATAGTGGTTGTTGATGATGTGTTAACGACAGGACTTTCTGTTGTGGAAACCTGCACTGCGATTAAAAAAGGGAAGATCTTAGCAATAGTAGTTCTTGTGGATCGCTCTATGGAGCCTTTAGATATTGATATACCTATAAAATCGGTTGTTAGGTATCCTACGAGGATTTATTATCCAGATGAGTGTTATCTTTGTATGAATAAAATTAAATTAACAAAAAGAGGTGGAAGTGGAAGGTGGCAAGATTTACGAATTTGA
- a CDS encoding polysaccharide biosynthesis tyrosine autokinase encodes MEGGKIYEFDIRDYLRIIIRRKGIIIGIIGLFLFSALLYFFCVSPEYTSISKILVKRVESIFTTTYYRSPTEEELTNHIFLIKSYPALQMTANSFTKEELDKMNFKNKEEAFIRLKKDIEKKKIEVSIKGESRIIEIKVTEENPYRSQLFANRLAETYKDFDVELKKKDAHSTYEFITKQTEKVQRDLEEAEEKVKEYKEKYGILGVPSETEEFIRQMSEIEKELKAANIELEVLEKKLAAVKSKLNEQQKVLLAEASQTSYEVLIDLKKQLTALENEKANLLIQGYSSNDEKIQKIEYSIQSLKNKMEGVVKELLQNQGVLDPLAQMEDFMEQSVNLTIEYAVSKSKVEALNEALKYYKEKLNRIPQRELELIRLEREKEANKNIYLMLIEKREQAKIAEVRESGDISVLELASLPKSPNIISKVKKFLLFVIIGVFLGIGAAFVVDYVDAAIRDEIEIVKISGLPILGRIPLIAENKNGLNGLKDVDTKNYIAEAFRTLRANIKLSRAEGIPSTILITGPDAGSGKSMVAVNLALSFVTSGEKVLLVDADLRRPSIEKYLGVERGKGLTELLVNEEKDLKPICIDGLNVIPSGKLPPNPSELLDSNRMKFLLNKWKKEFDIIILDSPPLMTVSDSLILAAEVEETILVASYGKTTRHMIAQTAQLLKQLSIKPLGYVLNKVDLRKEYGYYYSYYHYYHRKEE; translated from the coding sequence GTGGAAGGTGGCAAGATTTACGAATTTGATATAAGGGATTATTTACGAATAATAATAAGAAGAAAGGGAATTATTATAGGAATTATTGGACTTTTCTTATTCTCTGCCCTTCTTTATTTCTTTTGCGTTTCCCCCGAATATACTTCTATCTCTAAAATTCTTGTAAAGAGAGTGGAATCCATCTTTACAACAACCTATTATAGATCTCCTACGGAGGAGGAGTTAACAAATCATATTTTTTTAATCAAGAGTTATCCTGCGCTCCAGATGACAGCTAATAGTTTTACCAAAGAGGAACTTGATAAGATGAATTTTAAAAACAAGGAAGAAGCCTTTATTAGACTTAAAAAAGATATAGAAAAGAAAAAAATAGAAGTAAGCATAAAGGGAGAATCAAGAATTATAGAAATAAAGGTAACGGAAGAAAATCCTTATCGTTCTCAATTGTTTGCCAATAGACTTGCTGAAACCTATAAGGATTTTGATGTAGAGCTTAAGAAGAAGGATGCTCATTCCACTTACGAATTTATTACAAAACAAACGGAAAAGGTTCAGAGGGATTTGGAAGAAGCGGAAGAGAAAGTAAAAGAATACAAGGAAAAATATGGAATTCTTGGGGTTCCTTCTGAAACAGAGGAATTTATAAGACAGATGTCCGAGATAGAGAAGGAGCTAAAAGCTGCTAATATTGAGTTAGAGGTTTTAGAAAAGAAACTTGCGGCAGTGAAATCAAAATTAAATGAACAGCAAAAAGTTTTACTTGCAGAGGCTTCCCAGACTTCTTATGAAGTGCTTATAGATTTAAAAAAACAACTAACAGCCTTGGAAAATGAAAAAGCAAACTTATTAATCCAGGGGTATTCTTCTAATGATGAAAAAATTCAGAAAATAGAGTATTCCATTCAATCTTTGAAGAATAAGATGGAAGGCGTTGTGAAGGAACTTTTACAAAATCAAGGAGTTCTTGATCCTTTAGCTCAGATGGAAGATTTTATGGAACAATCGGTTAATTTAACGATTGAGTATGCTGTTTCTAAAAGTAAAGTTGAAGCCTTAAACGAAGCTCTTAAATATTATAAAGAAAAGTTGAATCGTATCCCACAAAGAGAGTTAGAGCTAATTAGGTTAGAGAGGGAAAAGGAGGCAAACAAAAATATATATCTTATGCTTATTGAGAAAAGAGAACAGGCTAAAATCGCTGAGGTTAGAGAAAGTGGTGATATTTCTGTTCTTGAACTTGCTTCTTTGCCTAAAAGCCCAAATATAATTTCAAAAGTGAAAAAATTTTTATTGTTTGTTATAATTGGTGTTTTTTTGGGAATTGGTGCAGCATTTGTTGTAGATTATGTAGACGCAGCTATAAGAGATGAAATAGAGATTGTAAAAATCTCCGGGTTGCCTATCCTGGGAAGGATTCCCTTAATTGCAGAAAATAAAAATGGGTTAAATGGATTGAAAGATGTGGATACAAAAAACTATATTGCGGAAGCTTTTAGGACCCTCCGTGCGAATATAAAACTTTCTCGAGCAGAGGGGATCCCTTCTACAATTCTAATTACAGGGCCGGATGCGGGTTCTGGAAAATCTATGGTTGCTGTGAATCTTGCTCTTTCTTTTGTGACCAGTGGGGAGAAAGTTTTGCTTGTAGATGCAGACCTTAGAAGACCTTCAATTGAAAAATACTTAGGAGTAGAGAGAGGAAAAGGTCTAACTGAGTTACTTGTAAATGAGGAAAAAGATTTAAAGCCAATTTGTATAGATGGTTTGAATGTTATTCCTTCTGGTAAATTACCACCAAATCCTTCAGAACTTTTGGATTCTAATAGAATGAAATTTCTTTTAAATAAATGGAAGAAAGAATTTGATATAATAATTCTTGATTCTCCACCTCTTATGACGGTAAGTGATAGTTTGATCTTAGCTGCCGAAGTAGAGGAGACAATACTTGTTGCTTCTTATGGTAAGACAACTCGCCATATGATTGCTCAGACAGCTCAATTGTTGAAGCAGCTTTCTATTAAGCCTCTTGGTTATGTTCTGAATAAAGTGGATCTTCGTAAGGAATATGGATATTATTACAGTTATTATCACTATTATCATAGGAAAGAAGAGTGA
- a CDS encoding UDP-glucose/GDP-mannose dehydrogenase family protein, with protein sequence MKICVIGTGYVGLVVGTGFAESGNKVICVDSDKEKIEKLKRNIVPIYEPGLEELIKRNSKEGRLSFTTRIKEGVVNSEIIFIAVGTPEKEDGSVDLSYVYKVAEEIGEAMGDEYKIIVNKSTVPVGTAKEVKRIIKKKTKANFDVVSNPEFLKEGSALQDFMKPDRIIIGTDSKKAAEKIKELYEPFVRTGNPILVMKIESAEMTKYASNAMLASRISFMNEIANLCEKVGADIEEVRIGMGKDPRIGSKFLFPGIGYGGSCFPKDVKALIQKGKEYGLPMKFCEGIDFVNESQKRVIFEKIKNRFNDLKGRNFAVWGLSFKPQTDDMRNAPSIVIINALLSEGAKIKAYDPQAIENAKKIFGKSLEFPDEPYLCLKDAEALIICTEWNEFRNPDFDKMKKLMSKKIIFDGRNIYDPVKVRNLGFEYYGIGR encoded by the coding sequence ATGAAAATCTGTGTAATAGGAACTGGTTATGTGGGACTTGTAGTAGGAACAGGTTTCGCAGAAAGTGGTAACAAAGTTATTTGTGTTGATAGTGACAAAGAAAAAATTGAAAAATTAAAACGTAACATAGTTCCAATTTACGAACCAGGCTTAGAGGAGCTAATTAAAAGAAACTCAAAGGAAGGGCGATTATCTTTTACAACAAGAATTAAAGAAGGTGTTGTCAATTCTGAGATTATCTTCATTGCAGTTGGAACACCTGAAAAAGAAGATGGTTCGGTAGATTTATCTTATGTTTATAAAGTAGCTGAAGAAATTGGAGAAGCAATGGGAGATGAATACAAGATTATAGTTAACAAGAGCACAGTTCCTGTTGGAACAGCGAAAGAGGTCAAGAGAATAATAAAAAAGAAAACAAAGGCAAATTTTGATGTTGTCTCTAACCCGGAATTCCTAAAAGAAGGAAGTGCTCTACAAGATTTTATGAAACCTGATAGAATAATTATAGGAACTGATAGTAAAAAAGCCGCTGAAAAGATTAAAGAACTTTACGAGCCTTTTGTTAGGACTGGAAACCCCATTCTTGTTATGAAAATTGAAAGCGCAGAAATGACAAAATATGCAAGTAATGCAATGCTTGCCAGTAGAATCTCTTTTATGAATGAAATAGCAAATCTCTGCGAGAAAGTAGGAGCAGACATTGAAGAAGTTAGAATTGGAATGGGGAAAGATCCAAGAATTGGTTCAAAATTTCTCTTTCCAGGTATTGGATATGGAGGTTCTTGTTTCCCAAAAGACGTGAAAGCTTTAATCCAGAAAGGAAAAGAATATGGCCTCCCAATGAAGTTTTGCGAAGGAATAGATTTTGTAAATGAAAGTCAAAAAAGGGTAATTTTTGAGAAGATAAAAAATAGATTTAATGACCTCAAAGGTAGGAATTTTGCGGTCTGGGGACTTTCTTTTAAACCACAAACTGATGATATGAGAAATGCTCCTTCTATTGTCATTATAAATGCTTTACTCTCTGAAGGAGCCAAAATTAAAGCTTATGATCCCCAAGCAATTGAGAATGCTAAAAAAATCTTTGGTAAAAGTTTAGAATTTCCTGATGAACCTTATCTCTGCTTAAAAGACGCTGAAGCTCTTATTATTTGTACTGAGTGGAACGAATTTAGAAACCCTGATTTTGATAAAATGAAGAAGTTAATGTCCAAAAAAATAATATTTGATGGAAGAAATATCTACGATCCAGTTAAAGTAAGAAACTTAGGCTTTGAATATTACGGAATAGGAAGATAA
- the rho gene encoding transcription termination factor Rho → MYISEIQDKDYTALANTARRLGISYTGLDREELIFYILKERAKKEGRNLIRGVIEILNEGYGFLRSKENDYTPTPEDIYVPPAIIKRFGIRTGDTIIGAARPPQNSEKYPSIETIESINYTHPDNAKNRPNFNSLTPLHPNEKINLETEDEDISTRIIDLIAPIGKGQRGLIVSPPKAGKTVLIKKIAHSISENHPEIHLMVLLIDERPEEVTDMERSVNGEVLSSTFDKSPQRHLQVAKMALEKAKRYVEMGRDVVILLDSITRFARASNLVVPHSGKTLSGGIDSEALRTPKRFFGAARNIEEGGSLTIIATALIETGSRMDSVIFEEFKGTGNQEIVLVRELANQRIFPAIDLLASGTRKEELLQPSDVLNRIWILRKILRDMANNAEAVEFLISRMKRSENNAEFLKLMTV, encoded by the coding sequence ATGTATATTTCCGAAATTCAAGATAAAGATTATACTGCATTGGCAAATACAGCCCGAAGGTTAGGAATCTCCTATACTGGCTTAGATAGGGAAGAATTAATATTTTACATTCTTAAAGAAAGAGCAAAAAAAGAAGGGAGAAACCTAATTCGGGGTGTGATTGAAATATTGAATGAGGGGTATGGATTTTTAAGATCCAAAGAAAATGACTATACTCCCACCCCTGAAGATATATACGTTCCACCAGCAATTATAAAGAGATTTGGAATAAGAACAGGAGATACAATAATAGGAGCAGCAAGACCTCCCCAAAATTCAGAAAAGTATCCTTCAATAGAAACAATAGAAAGTATAAATTACACCCATCCAGATAATGCTAAAAATAGACCAAATTTTAATTCTCTTACTCCACTACATCCAAATGAAAAGATAAATCTCGAGACAGAAGACGAAGATATTTCTACAAGAATTATAGATCTTATTGCTCCTATAGGAAAAGGACAAAGAGGTCTTATTGTATCTCCTCCAAAAGCTGGAAAAACAGTTCTAATAAAGAAAATTGCTCATTCTATCTCAGAAAATCATCCTGAAATTCACCTGATGGTTCTCCTTATAGACGAAAGACCTGAAGAAGTTACTGATATGGAAAGATCTGTAAATGGAGAAGTTCTATCGTCCACTTTTGATAAATCTCCTCAAAGACATCTCCAAGTTGCAAAAATGGCTCTTGAAAAAGCAAAAAGATATGTAGAAATGGGGAGAGACGTAGTGATCCTGCTTGACTCTATTACAAGATTTGCCAGAGCAAGTAATTTAGTTGTTCCTCATAGCGGAAAAACTCTATCCGGAGGAATTGATTCTGAAGCTCTAAGAACGCCAAAAAGATTTTTTGGCGCAGCAAGAAATATTGAAGAGGGGGGAAGCTTAACAATAATCGCTACTGCCTTAATTGAAACAGGTTCCAGAATGGACTCTGTTATATTTGAAGAATTTAAGGGAACAGGTAATCAAGAAATTGTCTTGGTTCGGGAGTTGGCAAACCAGAGAATCTTTCCTGCAATTGATCTACTTGCTTCCGGAACAAGAAAGGAAGAACTTCTTCAACCCTCAGATGTTTTAAATAGAATTTGGATTTTAAGAAAAATATTAAGAGATATGGCAAATAACGCTGAAGCTGTGGAATTCTTGATTTCAAGAATGAAACGCTCAGAAAATAACGCAGAGTTCTTAAAACTTATGACAGTTTAA